A stretch of DNA from Variovorax paradoxus:
TGCAGGCCTTCGGTGGTGGGCATCTCGACATTGATGCTGAGCCGGTCGGCATAACGGCCGGCGCGGGCGATGAGCTCGTCGCTGGCGTCGGGAATGGTCTTCAGGTGGATGTAGCCGCGGAAGTCGTGGTCTTCGCGCAGTTGGCGCGCCACCTCGACCACCTGCTCCATCGTGTGGTCGGGCGACTTGATGATCCCGCTGGAGAGAAACAGGCCCTCGATGCAGTTGCGGCGGTAGAAGTCGAGCGTGAGCTGCACCACTTCCTCGACGCGGAAACGCGCGCGCGGCACGTTGCTCGACGCGCGGTTGACGCAATAGAGGCAGTCGTACTGGCAGTGGTTGGTAAGCAGCACCTTCAGGAGCGAGATGCAGCGGCCGTCGGGCGCGTAGCTGTGGCAGATGCCGGCGCCCTCTGTCGAGCCGATGCCGCGGCCGCCGAGCGAGTCGCGCGGCTGCGAGCCGCTGGACGCGCACGAGGCGTCGTACTTGGCGGCGTCCGCGAGGATGGCGAGTTTGCGCTGGATATCCACGGTGGTGCTCGGCTGAAAATACTGTATGAATATACAGTTTTCGAGAGCCCATGTCGGAAGAAGGCGCACGCTGGCGCCGGCACCGGGCCTGCCGGCCGGGCCAGTCGTCTACTGCGGCGAGTGCGCCTCGGCTTCTTCCGGCCGCACCCGCGCCAGGATGAAATCGATGAACGTCCGGATCGCCCGCGTGTGCTGGCGGTTCGGCATGTAGAGCATGAACATCTGGGTGCCGAAGATCGACAGGCGCCAGTCGTCCAGCGTGGTCACCACGTCGCCGCGGCGCACGTCTTCCTGCACCACGTAGTCGGGCACGAGGCCCACGCCCAGGCCCGCGAGGATGGCCTGGCGCAGGAACAGAAAGTTCTCCGAGATCAGCGTCGGCTCCAGGATCACCTCGCGCCGCGTCTCGCCCTGGTAGGCCGAGATGCGCAGCTGCCGGCCGATGACGGCGGCCGTGACCACCGGCGTGGCGCGCAGCGCGTCAAGCTGCACAGGCAGCGGGTGGCGCTCGGCGTACGCGCGCGTGGCACAGGCCACATAGCGCACCGGGCCCATCTCGCGCGCCACGAGGTTCTGCGGCGGCTCGGGAATCACGCGGATGGCGATGTCGACCTCGTCGCGCAGCAAATCTTCGATGCGGTTCTCGAACACCACGTCGAGCACGATGCCGGGGTACTGGCGCTTGAAGTCGATGAGCCAGTCGGCCATCACGAGCTGGCCGTAGCCGCTGGGCACGCTCAGGCGCACGCGGCCCTGCAGGCCCTCGCCCAGCGCGGTGACCGATTCGCGCGCCGCCAGCAGCTCGGTCTGGATGGCCACGCCGTGCTGGTACAGCCGCAGGCCGATCTCGGTGGGCTCGGCGCGGCGGGTGGTGCGCCGGATCAGCTGCGCGCCGACCGAGCGCTCCAGCTGGTTCAGGTGGTAGCTGACGTTGGCGCGGGTCATCTTGAGCCGGCGGGCCGCCGCGCTCAGGTTGCCCGCGTCAAGGATTTCCACCAGCAAGGTGAGCGATTGCAGGTCCATGGGCGGATTGTGTCAAAAATTCTTTGACAGTCTGTCAACCACCTATGCAATTGTCAAAGCCGAGATACCGGCCAAGAATGCAGGGCTCCCCAGAGCCCCGGACCCCTCGGCTTCACGAGGGCCTGCCACGCAAGCAAGAGACAAGCGACACGCACATGGCCACCCCCACTCCCAGCCCTTCCACGTCCAACGGTCCCGTCACCTTCCAGCGTCAAGGCGACGTGTGTGTGGTGACCATCGACAACCCGCCCGTCAACGCCCTGGGCGTGGATGTGCGCCGCGGCCTGGCCGCCGCCATCGACGCGGCCGAGGCCGACAGCGGCGCCAAGGCGGTGCTGATCGTCGGTGCGGGCCGCAACTTCATCGCCGGCGCGGACATCCGCGAGTTCGGCCAGGCCCCGCAGCAGCCCTCGCTGCCCGAGGTCTGCCTGAAGATCGAGAACTGCACCAAGCCGGTGGTCGCCGCCATCCATGGCGCCGCGCTCGGCGGCGGCCTGGAGATTGCGCTGTCGGCGCACTACCGCCTCGCCTCCCCCACCGCCAAGCTGGGCCTGCCCGAAGTGGCGCTGGGCCTGCTGCCCGGCTCGGGCGGCACGCAGCGCGCACCGCGCCTCATCGGCGTGAAGCCCGCGCTCGAACTGATGCTCAGCGGCCGCCATGCGGGCGCCAAGGAAGCGCTGACGCTCGGCCTCGTCGACCGCCTCGGCACCGACGCCGACGCACGCGCCGAAGGCCTCGCCTACGCGCAGGAACTGGTCGCCGCCAACGCCCCGGTGCGCCGCACGCGCGAAGCGGCCGGCCTGGCCGACAAGGACGCAGCCCGCGCCGCCCTCGATGCCGCGCGCGCCGACACCGCCAAGAAGAGCCGCGG
This window harbors:
- a CDS encoding LysR family transcriptional regulator — encoded protein: MDLQSLTLLVEILDAGNLSAAARRLKMTRANVSYHLNQLERSVGAQLIRRTTRRAEPTEIGLRLYQHGVAIQTELLAARESVTALGEGLQGRVRLSVPSGYGQLVMADWLIDFKRQYPGIVLDVVFENRIEDLLRDEVDIAIRVIPEPPQNLVAREMGPVRYVACATRAYAERHPLPVQLDALRATPVVTAAVIGRQLRISAYQGETRREVILEPTLISENFLFLRQAILAGLGVGLVPDYVVQEDVRRGDVVTTLDDWRLSIFGTQMFMLYMPNRQHTRAIRTFIDFILARVRPEEAEAHSPQ